The Thermoplasmata archaeon genome includes a window with the following:
- a CDS encoding ATPase domain-containing protein, whose amino-acid sequence MPRSSTPRKPVRGLRPVVKPSADKPKPARAPPPSETASAVQQGLLQLTFARHAHGYGILAAAAYLLNAILLLTLAPQLGSQQPLPLPPGFRTEYLLWLLPAVAGALASWDAVRLKREPYRRHYLSGHFATSTVGMALFFFVAIAIILRESLPAFVLPWVFPLAVAGLPTTIISIGMTWQGWGVRKVGSFVSAIVFPILMVFLVIGQVTLTMPLGPLLFMIAFLTGAVTTEISGSLLHIIASSTSVYQREILKADNTKVAMLQQDYQKKREAVDYKERALRGREAHLEALQQELEDQAKDLKTKISDAASREATIEKATKDLRDLDRKVASARAEIEAKAEEVRLRDGDVATHKAELEKTRQTLNAREASLAEREKEVKRTSIEITSQVRGAETKVKSIEERESRIQELERSFDAKRTAMMKKEKELELKESELRLKGEHAEATTSAGEATRIRELKDWETKILAKEKEVGKKEVEVRTMESQLRERYENATRIEKQFQGQRKMFEDRESELVSREKAISDKEAALRERAAEIQRQGAAVQDAQVQLDDKTKKYAELFKDTKMKEAAAGSNEQDIRRQKEALDSRERKLAEMQGNLQSEIKRLNEENRTILEKSKELEERESDLQLQSLELETKSREARASASTPGMRDMGRDAQLEEWERRLREREEEFKRRLYQKEKEFEMREGALKARITTPAGEAEAEEAVAVEKKADRVKTGTPRLDDLLYGGIPFNSNVLFVGPAFVGKEVALLNFVAEGLKKGIPAIIITTTKLPIDVAKDIAPILPTFVEYDQLGLVRWIDCTSPMQGGKPVREKSVWRVNGPTDFDNIHQIVDQLDDEFKKKYPYFRLAFLTLSSAITQADEREAMNFFQRLVNRLRQTKAVSVITVERGMHTDQTLEALEHTVDGAIHFKSDKQKTMLQVVGLGEVQTHDWVPYKFTNKAIMIGSFQLERIR is encoded by the coding sequence ATGCCCCGTAGCTCGACGCCTCGGAAGCCGGTGCGCGGCCTCAGGCCGGTCGTCAAGCCGTCCGCCGACAAGCCGAAGCCGGCCAGAGCCCCGCCGCCGTCCGAAACGGCTTCCGCCGTCCAGCAGGGCCTCCTCCAGCTGACGTTCGCGCGGCACGCCCACGGCTACGGCATCCTCGCAGCGGCCGCCTACCTGCTCAACGCGATCCTCTTGCTCACGCTCGCCCCGCAACTCGGCTCGCAGCAGCCGCTTCCGCTGCCGCCCGGCTTCCGGACCGAGTACCTCCTCTGGCTGCTCCCCGCCGTCGCCGGCGCCCTCGCCTCCTGGGACGCGGTCCGGCTGAAGCGGGAGCCGTACCGGAGGCACTACCTCTCCGGGCACTTCGCCACGTCGACCGTCGGCATGGCCCTGTTCTTCTTCGTCGCCATCGCAATCATCCTGCGCGAGAGCCTGCCGGCGTTCGTGCTCCCGTGGGTCTTCCCGCTGGCGGTTGCGGGCCTCCCGACCACGATCATCTCGATCGGGATGACGTGGCAAGGGTGGGGCGTCCGGAAGGTAGGGAGCTTCGTCTCCGCCATCGTGTTCCCGATCCTGATGGTCTTCCTCGTCATCGGCCAGGTCACGCTCACGATGCCGCTCGGCCCCCTCCTCTTCATGATCGCCTTCCTCACCGGAGCCGTCACCACGGAGATTTCCGGCTCCCTGCTGCACATCATCGCGTCCTCGACGTCCGTCTATCAACGGGAGATCTTGAAGGCGGACAACACGAAAGTCGCGATGCTCCAGCAAGACTACCAGAAGAAGCGGGAGGCGGTCGACTACAAGGAGAGGGCCCTCCGAGGCCGCGAAGCCCACCTCGAGGCGTTGCAGCAGGAGCTCGAGGACCAGGCGAAAGACCTGAAGACGAAGATCTCCGACGCGGCGAGCCGTGAGGCGACGATCGAGAAGGCGACGAAGGACCTACGTGATCTGGACCGGAAGGTCGCATCCGCGCGGGCGGAGATCGAGGCGAAGGCCGAGGAAGTGCGCCTCCGCGACGGCGATGTGGCGACGCACAAAGCCGAACTCGAGAAGACGCGGCAGACGCTCAACGCGCGCGAGGCCTCCCTAGCGGAGCGCGAGAAAGAGGTCAAGCGGACGTCGATCGAGATCACCTCCCAGGTCCGCGGCGCCGAAACGAAGGTCAAGTCGATCGAGGAACGCGAGTCCCGCATCCAGGAACTCGAGAGGTCGTTCGACGCCAAGCGCACGGCGATGATGAAGAAGGAGAAGGAGCTCGAGCTAAAAGAGTCCGAATTGCGGCTGAAGGGCGAACACGCCGAGGCGACCACCTCCGCCGGGGAGGCGACCCGAATCCGAGAGCTGAAAGACTGGGAGACCAAGATCCTCGCCAAGGAGAAGGAGGTCGGGAAGAAGGAGGTTGAGGTGCGGACAATGGAGAGCCAGCTCCGCGAACGGTACGAGAACGCGACCCGGATCGAGAAGCAGTTCCAAGGGCAGCGGAAGATGTTCGAAGACCGCGAATCGGAGCTCGTCTCCCGCGAGAAGGCGATCTCGGACAAGGAGGCGGCATTGAGGGAGCGGGCGGCAGAGATCCAGCGGCAGGGAGCCGCTGTCCAGGACGCCCAAGTGCAGCTCGACGACAAGACGAAGAAGTACGCCGAGCTGTTCAAGGACACGAAGATGAAGGAGGCGGCCGCGGGCTCGAACGAGCAAGACATCCGCCGGCAGAAGGAGGCGCTCGACTCCCGGGAACGGAAGCTCGCGGAGATGCAGGGGAACCTCCAATCGGAAATCAAGAGGCTGAACGAGGAGAACCGGACCATTCTGGAGAAGTCTAAGGAGCTCGAAGAGCGGGAGTCGGACTTGCAACTGCAATCCCTCGAGCTTGAGACGAAATCGCGAGAGGCGCGCGCATCGGCATCGACACCGGGTATGCGGGACATGGGCCGCGACGCGCAACTCGAGGAGTGGGAGCGCCGGCTGCGGGAGCGGGAGGAGGAGTTCAAGCGCCGGCTGTACCAGAAGGAGAAGGAGTTCGAGATGCGGGAAGGCGCCCTCAAGGCCCGCATCACGACGCCCGCGGGCGAAGCGGAAGCCGAGGAAGCGGTCGCGGTCGAGAAGAAAGCGGATCGCGTCAAGACCGGCACCCCGCGCCTCGACGACCTCCTCTATGGGGGCATTCCGTTCAACTCGAACGTCTTGTTCGTCGGGCCGGCGTTCGTAGGCAAGGAGGTCGCGCTCCTGAACTTCGTCGCGGAGGGCCTGAAGAAGGGGATCCCGGCGATCATCATCACGACGACGAAGCTCCCGATCGACGTCGCGAAGGACATCGCGCCGATCCTCCCGACGTTCGTGGAATACGACCAGCTGGGCCTCGTCCGGTGGATCGACTGCACCTCCCCGATGCAGGGGGGCAAGCCGGTCCGCGAGAAGAGCGTCTGGCGGGTGAACGGGCCGACGGACTTCGACAACATCCACCAGATCGTGGACCAGCTCGACGATGAGTTCAAGAAGAAGTATCCGTACTTCCGGCTCGCCTTCCTTACGCTGAGCTCGGCGATCACCCAGGCCGACGAGCGAGAAGCGATGAACTTCTTCCAGCGGCTCGTGAACCGGCTGCGGCAGACGAAAGCGGTGTCCGTCATCACGGTGGAGCGCGGCATGCACACGGACCAGACGCTCGAAGCGCTCGAGCACACGGTCGACGGCGCGATCCACTTCAAGTCGGACAAACAGAAGACGATGCTCCAAGTCGTCGGCCTCGGCGAGGTGCAGACGCACGACTGGGTGCCGTACAAGTTCACGAACAAGGCGATCATGATCGGGTCGTTCCAGCTCGAACGCATCCGGTGA
- a CDS encoding EamA family transporter — MAANGSRAWTVHAPMVLLVLFWGLAFVAIKAALASMSWVTLTFLRFVVADVLFFGYLVRSGNVRRPPARADLPMLLVLAFLGFVGYHLFLNLGETDPNVTAGTAALIIASAPAFMALLAIPILKERIGPLQSAGIAVAFAGLAVMIFFVRPESQFTFRASEGALTVVPPAIFSALYAVLGKGYLRRYPPLTFVAWTLLIGTVILVPLVIATGPSVLADLKGMGLPGWIPVVYLGIFPTFLGYGIWFSALQRIPAASAGAYIYASTLVAVLGGIVVLGESLTAGASIGGALVISGVVLAQQVGKRSP; from the coding sequence GTGGCCGCCAACGGGTCCCGCGCCTGGACGGTCCACGCACCGATGGTGCTGCTGGTCTTGTTCTGGGGCCTCGCGTTCGTCGCCATCAAGGCTGCGCTGGCCTCGATGTCGTGGGTCACGCTCACCTTCCTCCGGTTCGTCGTCGCGGACGTCCTTTTCTTCGGATACCTCGTGCGGAGCGGCAACGTCCGGCGGCCGCCCGCGCGCGCGGACCTCCCGATGCTCCTCGTGCTCGCGTTCCTCGGCTTCGTCGGGTACCACCTGTTCCTGAACCTAGGGGAGACGGACCCCAACGTGACGGCGGGGACTGCCGCCTTGATCATCGCCTCCGCCCCGGCGTTCATGGCGCTGCTCGCGATCCCGATCCTGAAGGAACGGATCGGACCGTTGCAATCCGCGGGGATCGCCGTCGCGTTCGCCGGCCTCGCGGTCATGATTTTCTTCGTCCGCCCCGAGAGCCAGTTCACGTTCCGCGCCTCGGAAGGCGCCCTGACCGTCGTCCCGCCCGCAATCTTTTCGGCCCTGTACGCGGTCCTCGGCAAGGGTTACCTCCGTCGGTATCCTCCCTTAACGTTCGTCGCGTGGACCCTTCTGATTGGGACGGTCATTCTGGTCCCGCTCGTAATCGCGACGGGACCAAGCGTCCTGGCGGACCTCAAAGGGATGGGTCTCCCCGGATGGATTCCCGTCGTGTATCTAGGGATTTTCCCGACGTTCCTTGGCTACGGGATCTGGTTCAGCGCCTTGCAGCGCATCCCCGCGGCGTCTGCCGGCGCATACATCTACGCGAGCACCCTCGTCGCTGTTCTCGGTGGAATCGTGGTCCTTGGAGAGTCGTTGACCGCTGGCGCATCAATCGGCGGCGCACTGGTCATTTCGGGTGTAGTGCTGGCTCAGCAGGTTGGAAAGCGCTCGCCTTGA
- a CDS encoding ABC transporter ATP-binding protein, protein MTDAPILQVNDLAVHFPVKVNPFRALGQVIADRFQGSDAEPGEDQIRRPRVHAVDGISFELGRGEILGLVGESGCGKTTTGRAVLRLVDPTRGAIVFEGRDITHLRENELRPLRPRMQIVFQDPHGALNPGMTIGQAIMDALRVHETAVEAEARDATLRVMDEVGLTPADDLFSKYPADLSGGQKQRAVLARAIVLRPSLIVADEPVAMLDMSIRARILELLLELRQRHGLAYLFITHDLATAKFVCDRIAIMYLGRIVEMGPTELIFRDPKHPYTRALLGAIPVPEPGRVRERTLPRGEVPDAIFPPAGCRFHPRCPAALPTCGWEGRDFVDYLEQRRLDPVRAKADEASLGTEEDWRAAGLSARRRVRDGNSAAISAYAQSIVPEAAEPLAKAVEGIVVDEEEVVVRFRSPDLLAPKNVEGRIVECLLY, encoded by the coding sequence GTGACCGACGCGCCGATCCTCCAGGTCAACGATCTTGCGGTCCACTTCCCCGTCAAGGTGAACCCGTTCCGCGCGCTCGGACAGGTGATCGCGGACCGGTTTCAGGGGTCGGATGCGGAACCGGGAGAGGACCAGATCCGGCGCCCCCGGGTCCATGCGGTCGACGGCATCTCGTTCGAACTGGGCCGGGGCGAAATCCTCGGTCTCGTCGGCGAGAGCGGATGCGGCAAGACGACGACGGGCCGGGCCGTACTCCGCCTCGTCGATCCGACCCGCGGCGCGATTGTATTCGAGGGCCGGGACATCACGCATCTGAGGGAGAACGAATTGCGACCGCTCCGGCCGCGGATGCAGATCGTGTTCCAGGACCCTCATGGCGCGCTGAACCCGGGGATGACGATCGGCCAGGCGATCATGGACGCGCTGCGTGTGCACGAAACCGCCGTCGAAGCGGAGGCAAGAGATGCGACGTTGCGCGTCATGGACGAAGTTGGACTCACGCCTGCCGATGACTTGTTCTCGAAGTACCCCGCCGACCTGAGTGGCGGACAGAAGCAGCGGGCGGTGCTCGCCCGCGCCATCGTCCTCCGCCCCTCCCTCATCGTCGCGGACGAGCCCGTCGCGATGCTCGACATGTCGATCCGGGCTCGGATTCTCGAACTGCTCCTCGAGTTGCGTCAGCGGCACGGCCTCGCGTATCTCTTCATCACGCACGACCTCGCGACCGCGAAGTTCGTCTGCGACCGGATCGCGATCATGTACCTGGGCCGAATCGTCGAGATGGGTCCGACCGAACTGATCTTCCGGGACCCGAAGCACCCCTATACCCGCGCGTTGCTCGGCGCGATTCCGGTACCGGAGCCGGGACGCGTACGGGAACGGACGCTTCCTCGAGGAGAGGTGCCGGATGCGATCTTCCCGCCTGCCGGATGCCGGTTCCATCCGAGGTGTCCGGCTGCACTTCCGACGTGCGGTTGGGAGGGCAGGGACTTCGTCGACTACCTCGAACAGAGGCGGCTCGACCCGGTCCGCGCGAAAGCGGACGAGGCGTCGCTGGGGACGGAAGAAGACTGGCGGGCCGCCGGGTTATCCGCACGGCGGAGAGTGCGAGACGGGAACTCGGCGGCGATCAGTGCGTACGCCCAGTCGATCGTCCCCGAGGCGGCGGAGCCGCTCGCGAAGGCGGTCGAAGGGATCGTCGTCGATGAAGAAGAGGTGGTGGTGCGATTCCGGAGCCCAGACCTGCTCGCCCCGAAGAACGTCGAAGGCCGAATCGTCGAGTGCCTCCTCTACTGA
- a CDS encoding ABC transporter ATP-binding protein → MTEPILEVRDLTVHYRTKRGPIHAIDNVSFDLRLGETLGVVGETGCGKSTLAKSILGILPPRTERSGSLKLRGRELLDVRPSEYRKLRGEELALIFQDPMTRLDPLMTIRDHFIETIRVHHRDISKAEATEGAAEALRSMGIPRSRLNHYPHEFSGGMRQRIMIAMAIVLKPKLLVADEPTTALDVIVEAQILDILRDLKRAYSMSLLLITHNLGIVAEVCDRAAVMYAGKFAEIGSVDDVFRHGIHPYTRGLLESTIHLQTKALHSIDGLPPSLLDPPSGCRFHPRCPFAKEICIREEPPSVEYSPGHLAACHFGSDFL, encoded by the coding sequence GTGACGGAACCGATCCTCGAGGTCCGCGACCTGACGGTGCACTACCGGACGAAGCGGGGTCCAATCCATGCCATCGACAACGTGAGCTTCGACCTCCGCCTCGGGGAAACGCTCGGGGTCGTCGGGGAGACGGGTTGCGGGAAGTCCACCCTGGCCAAGTCGATCCTGGGCATCCTGCCACCCCGGACCGAGCGGTCCGGATCGCTGAAGCTCCGCGGGCGAGAACTCCTCGATGTCCGGCCATCGGAATACCGAAAGTTGCGCGGCGAGGAACTCGCATTGATCTTCCAGGATCCGATGACGCGGTTGGATCCGCTGATGACGATCCGAGACCACTTCATCGAGACGATCCGCGTGCACCATCGGGACATCTCGAAGGCCGAGGCGACGGAAGGCGCCGCCGAAGCGCTGCGGTCGATGGGGATCCCTCGGAGCCGACTGAACCATTATCCGCACGAGTTCTCCGGCGGAATGCGTCAGCGGATCATGATCGCGATGGCGATCGTCCTCAAACCGAAACTCCTCGTGGCGGACGAACCCACGACCGCGCTCGACGTGATCGTGGAGGCGCAAATCCTCGACATCTTGCGAGATCTGAAGCGAGCGTACTCGATGTCTCTCCTTCTGATCACCCACAACCTCGGCATCGTCGCAGAAGTGTGCGACCGCGCGGCGGTCATGTACGCGGGGAAGTTCGCGGAAATCGGCTCCGTGGACGACGTGTTCCGCCACGGAATCCACCCGTACACCCGGGGCCTTCTCGAGAGCACGATTCACCTGCAGACGAAGGCCCTCCATTCGATCGACGGCTTGCCGCCGAGCCTCCTCGATCCACCGAGCGGGTGCCGCTTTCATCCGCGCTGCCCGTTCGCGAAGGAGATCTGCATCCGCGAGGAGCCTCCCTCGGTGGAGTATAGCCCGGGCCATCTCGCGGCATGTCACTTCGGGAGCGACTTCTTGTGA
- a CDS encoding ABC transporter permease: MGRIVHPLFEERRSLAGRMSWVGLGLLVAFIVVALGANVIAPFDPILPTDAIHVPPWTTVTVVRNETYAAWLAVGNWTQPSLGQKIDGKGALTNATGDAMQLLSFPLDVKRDAVLSVGVLVVLLGNGTAPGQYLTVEASRDAGVTWFPPVEVRTLDRPERIDLTGLTSWHAADLTRDTLTLRITHRSDAGVGNLTVDYVGATADWQSYWHLMGTDAIGRDVFSRVLYGARTSLIIMIIAVTVAFILGFPIGLYSGYRGGNFDKVLVLVMDSLYAFPGLLFAGLIAVLLGKGVINIALAITVIYIPLYFRVTRSQVLSVREELYVEAARALGAKRAHIILRYIATNVIIAVPVIFSLSAADAILTAAGLSYLGLGLSGDIPDWGLDLSAGASRIDNGIWWSSFFPGLAIVMLTIGLSFLGEGLNDIINPLLKKERA, from the coding sequence TCGGGTTGCTCGTCGCGTTCATCGTGGTCGCGCTCGGCGCGAACGTCATCGCGCCCTTCGATCCGATCCTTCCGACCGATGCGATTCACGTTCCTCCGTGGACGACCGTGACCGTCGTGCGCAATGAAACCTACGCGGCGTGGCTCGCGGTCGGGAACTGGACCCAGCCCTCCCTCGGCCAGAAGATCGACGGGAAGGGCGCATTGACGAACGCCACGGGGGATGCGATGCAGCTGCTCTCGTTCCCCCTCGATGTAAAACGCGACGCCGTCCTCTCGGTCGGCGTGCTGGTCGTCCTCCTCGGCAACGGGACGGCCCCCGGCCAGTACCTAACGGTCGAAGCCAGCCGCGACGCGGGTGTCACGTGGTTTCCGCCGGTCGAAGTCCGCACCCTCGATCGGCCCGAGAGGATCGATCTCACCGGATTGACAAGCTGGCACGCCGCGGACCTGACTCGTGACACGTTGACGCTCCGGATCACGCACCGCTCCGATGCGGGGGTCGGTAACCTCACCGTCGACTACGTCGGAGCGACCGCGGACTGGCAGAGCTACTGGCACCTGATGGGCACGGATGCGATTGGTCGGGACGTGTTTTCACGGGTGCTCTACGGAGCGCGGACGTCCCTCATCATCATGATCATCGCGGTGACGGTCGCGTTCATCCTAGGGTTTCCCATCGGCCTGTATTCAGGATATCGCGGCGGAAATTTCGACAAGGTGCTCGTCCTCGTGATGGACTCGCTGTATGCGTTCCCGGGCCTCTTGTTCGCGGGCCTCATCGCGGTCCTCCTGGGGAAAGGCGTCATCAACATCGCGCTCGCGATCACGGTGATCTACATTCCACTGTACTTCCGTGTGACCCGCTCCCAGGTGTTGTCCGTACGAGAGGAACTCTATGTGGAGGCGGCCCGGGCCTTGGGCGCCAAGCGTGCCCACATCATCCTCCGGTACATCGCGACGAACGTGATCATCGCGGTGCCCGTAATCTTCTCGCTCAGCGCGGCGGACGCGATCCTGACCGCGGCGGGGCTCTCCTACCTGGGCCTCGGCCTGAGTGGCGACATCCCGGACTGGGGACTCGACCTATCCGCCGGGGCGTCGCGGATCGACAACGGGATCTGGTGGTCCTCGTTCTTCCCCGGCCTCGCCATCGTCATGCTGACGATCGGCCTCAGCTTCCTCGGCGAAGGGCTGAACGACATCATCAACCCGCTCTTGAAGAAGGAACGCGCGTGA